CGGGATCTCGCCGCGGGAGGCGACGGTGATGGACCCGCAGCAGCGATTGCTGCTGGAGGTGGGATGGGAGGCGTTGGAGGACGCGGGGATCCGCCCGGGCGGCCTGGCCGGGTCGAACACCGGCGTGTTCATCGGGATCAGCAATAACGATTTTTTCCTCCGATTCTCGCAATCGTCGAACTGGGATCGACACATCGCGACGGGCGGCGCGCCGAGTATTGCCGCCAATAGGATCTCATATTTCCTTGACCTGCGAGGCCCGAGCATCGCCATCGATACTGCGTGTTCATCGTCCCTCGTGGCGGTACACCAAGCATGCCAAAGCCTGAAGACTGGGGAGATCAACTTAGCCATGGCCGGTGGAGTCAACCTGATTTTAGATGATTGCTGGAATCAGGTGCTAGCCAATGCGCAAATGCTGTCGCCGACGGGGCGGTGTCACAGCTTTCAGTCTACCGCCGACGGATATGTCCGTGGCGAGGGCGGCGGCATGGTCATCCTTAAACGGGTGTCTGATGCGGTAAAAGACGGAGACCGGATCATCGCCGTAATTAAAGGACATGCGGTCAACCAGGACGGCCGAAGCAACGGATTGACGGCGCCGAACGGATTGGCCCAGCAGGACGTCATTCGCCGGGCGTTATCGATGGCGAATATACGAGCGGATCGGGTCGGCTATGTTGAGGCGCACGGTACGGGCACGCGCATAGGCGACCCCATCGAATTTCACGCGCTGCGGACGATTGTGGGACGGGAAACGCCGGATCGAAAGACGTGCTATGTCGGATCGGTCAAATCGAACATTGGCCATTTGGAGGCTGCGGCGGGGATTGCGGGTTTGATCAAAGTAATCTTGTCGCTTCACCATCAATACATTCCGCCTTCGTTGTTGCGAGCCGACATTAACGAGCAATTGCAGCCAGCGGATTTCTTGAAGATCGCGGACTCGGGAAGAGTCTGGGAGTCGCGCGATCGTCGCGTGGCAGCCGTGAGTTCATTCGGTTTCGGCGGGACGAACGCGCACGTCGTTGTGGAAGAAGAAGCCCCTGCAATCTCTCCGGCGACGCCGGTGGCGCTTCCGCAGACGTCATTTCCGCTTGCCGTGTGCGCTCACAGTTCTGCTGCATTGGGGGTAGTTGCCCGATCCTACGAATCGTGGATTCGAGAAGCACTGCAAGTTGACCCGACTGTCCGACTGGGCGATTTATGCGCGGCGGTAAATGGAGTGCGCAGCCAACTGCCATGTCGTCGCGTGCTGAATGTTCGCACGTCGACGGATGCGTTGAGACAGTTGGAGGAACTGGCGAATGACGCCGATCGGATGGCAATTCCTCTGCACTATGCTCCGGTACAGGCGTTATTCGTATTTGGCAATACCAACCCATCTGATTCGGCGTTCGCAGAACGACTTGTCGCGTTATGCGATCGATTTCGCGAAGCAGAATTTCGTGCGCGGGCGCTCGTCGAAGCGGCATATGATCCGAACGGGGGTGATGAGTCGCGACGGCACATCACGTTCCAAGTGGCCCTCTGTAGATTACTGGTCGACCTGGGGGTCGTGCCGAGCGGTTATGTGGCAAAGGGCTCGGGAGAGCTGGCGGCGAGAATCGCGGCCACCATGATTCCTTTGACGCGCCAACCACTCGATAGCGAGTCCCTCCGCGGAGATTCGTTAATGATCGCGATGGGCTCTGACAATCCTCTTGCGCCCTCGAACGAACCCGTCGGTGATGCATGGAATTGGCTGTTGAACCAGCTGGCGACTGCATATCAAAGTGGATTCGACATCGCGTGGGAACGACTTTACGGTAGCGATGCTCGGCGGCGCACGCCGCCGTTGCCGGCTTATCCTTGGCAGAGGGAAAAGTACTGGCCTGCGGGCGACCGAGCGAACAATGTGAATTGCACTTCGTCGGCAACGGATTTTCGCGGCGCGGGTGGCGGTCCCGCGATCGGCGATGGCGCGCAGCGCGAGTTGTCGATGGAAGTGGACGGTGGCGATCGTGGCGTGACAAATGAAGACTATCTAAACACGGTTTTTCAGATGGCCGAAACGGTTTTCGGAAGTCCGTCGCTGGAATTGCGAGAGTTCGTGGTTTTTTGTCGGCCGCACGCCGCTGCTGCTTTGCGTGTCACAATGACGCGCTCCGCGCACGACTCCGTTCACTTTCGCGTGCTCGACAATACGTTGAAAGGTGGTTCGTTAGGGTTGAAGTGTTGCGCAGAAGGGGCGGTATATTCGTTGGATAAACCGACCGTACCGAGGGGAGCCGTCTGATGCATTTGTCTCTGATGTTTTTTGCACTTCATCAGGAAGCAGCGGACGAGCGCCCATACCAGATGGTGATCGATGCGGCGCGATTTGCCGACGAAAATGGTTTCCATGCGATTTGGCTGCCGGAGAGGCATTTTGCCGTGCTAGGGGGTAACTATCCGGCTCCCGCCGTCCTGCATGCCGCAATTGCCTGCCAGACTCGGCGCGTGCGTTTGTGCGCCGGCAGTGTAGTCGCACCGTTGCATCACCCGCTAAGAATTGCCGAAGACTGGAGCGTGGTCGACAATCTGTCCGGCGGGCGTGTCGGGGTCTCGTTGGCCGCGGGATGGAATTGCGATGACTTTGCTTTTGCGCCGGAGCGATTCGCCAGGCGACACGACATATTGTTCGAAACGCTGGAAACTGTGCGGGGTTTGTGGCGCGGCGAAGCATTTAGTTTTCACAGCGATCGCGGCGCCGGCGTTGACGCCGCGGCG
This genomic window from Pirellulales bacterium contains:
- a CDS encoding beta-ketoacyl synthase N-terminal-like domain-containing protein; protein product: GISPREATVMDPQQRLLLEVGWEALEDAGIRPGGLAGSNTGVFIGISNNDFFLRFSQSSNWDRHIATGGAPSIAANRISYFLDLRGPSIAIDTACSSSLVAVHQACQSLKTGEINLAMAGGVNLILDDCWNQVLANAQMLSPTGRCHSFQSTADGYVRGEGGGMVILKRVSDAVKDGDRIIAVIKGHAVNQDGRSNGLTAPNGLAQQDVIRRALSMANIRADRVGYVEAHGTGTRIGDPIEFHALRTIVGRETPDRKTCYVGSVKSNIGHLEAAAGIAGLIKVILSLHHQYIPPSLLRADINEQLQPADFLKIADSGRVWESRDRRVAAVSSFGFGGTNAHVVVEEEAPAISPATPVALPQTSFPLAVCAHSSAALGVVARSYESWIREALQVDPTVRLGDLCAAVNGVRSQLPCRRVLNVRTSTDALRQLEELANDADRMAIPLHYAPVQALFVFGNTNPSDSAFAERLVALCDRFREAEFRARALVEAAYDPNGGDESRRHITFQVALCRLLVDLGVVPSGYVAKGSGELAARIAATMIPLTRQPLDSESLRGDSLMIAMGSDNPLAPSNEPVGDAWNWLLNQLATAYQSGFDIAWERLYGSDARRRTPPLPAYPWQREKYWPAGDRANNVNCTSSATDFRGAGGGPAIGDGAQRELSMEVDGGDRGVTNEDYLNTVFQMAETVFGSPSLELREFVVFCRPHAAAALRVTMTRSAHDSVHFRVLDNTLKGGSLGLKCCAEGAVYSLDKPTVPRGAV